The DNA region CGTGATGTCGGCCGCTGTGTTCACCATCACATAGGCAATTGCTGTCAGCACCGCGAAGCCCATGATCACCGGGAAATCGAGTGCGAAGATCGATTGCACCACATAATGCCCCGCCCCCGGCCAGCCGAACACGGTTTCAAGGCTGACCGATCCGAACAGCATCATTGCGATCGACGCGGCGACCAGCGTCACCAGCGGGGTCAGCGCATTGCGCAGGGCATGGCGCCACAGGATCGTGCGCTCGCTAAGCCCGCTAGCGCGCGCCATGCGGACATAGTCGGACGCCAGCACCGCGCGCATCTGGTTTCGCACCAGCCGAGCCAGCGGCCCCGCCTCCAGCAATGCGAGCGATAGCACCGGCAGGGCGAGGTGAGCTGATGCTGCGGAAAGCGCCCGGAAATCGAGCGCTATCAGCGCGTCGATCAGCAGGAAGCCGGTCAGCGAAGGCGGAGGGTCTCCGGTGAAGCGGCCCGAAGCGGGAAACCACTCAAGCTGGCGGTAGAACAGGATCACCATGACCAGCCCGAGCCAGAAAGCGGGCACCGAGATCCCCGCCACCGACAGACCCGACACCAACCGGTCGAGCCACCCACCACGCTTCACCGCTGCGCCGATGCCGAGCGGAATGCCGACCATCAGCGACAAGAGCAGCGCGCTCCCCATCAACTCGATTGAGGCAGGCGCGCGGGCGAGTATTTCGTCCAGCACCGGCTCGCCCGAGACGTTGGAGGTGCCGAGGTCAAACCGGAGCAGATCGCCAAGATAGCGCGCATATTGCTGCCACAGCGGGAGATCGAGGCCGAGCTCGGCGCGCAGGGCTGCGACCGCGTCCGCAGAGGCGGCTGGCCCCGCCATCATCCGCGCCGGATCGCCCGGAGCAAGGTGGGCAATCGCAAAGGTGATGAGCGACACGCCGAGCAGCACCAGCCACAGGAAGGCCAACCGTTGCAGGACGAACCGCGCCATTACCCGGGCTCGCGATCGGCGTCAGACGGCAATCGTCCGAGCTGGCGACCTGCGACCATCACAATGATGATCGCCAGCACGAACAGGATCAACGTGCGCAGGTCGAGCACGCCTAAACTGGGCGCGATGTGGTCGCTCAGCGCCTTGGACCACAGGTTGGTGCCGCCATGCACCAGCACCGCAGGCCACACCGATCCGCCCGCCAGGTTGACGCAATATCCGGCGACAATCGCGAGTGCGAGGCACAGCGCCCAGAAAACGCCTTGCGTGACCAGAAAGCTCGCCAGATCGACCCCGCCCAGCAAGGTCAGTACCTCGCGCGGCAGGTGCCACGCCCAGTGCAGCGTGCCCAGTACCAGCGCGGCACGCAGCGGGTACTTCATCGCCGCTTGCAACAGCGGCCAAGCAAAGCCGCGCCAGCCCAGTTCCTCCAGCGTTCCGCCCTCGTCCATCAGCAGTCCGACGACGGCGCCCAGCAGCACACTGCCGCCGAACATCGCCAACCGATCGGTAATGGTGGTGCCCGGCCCAGCAACGAAATCGAAGGCGGCAAAGCCAGCTGCATAGACCGCCAGCATCCCGGCATAGACCGCGACGGCCCGGCGCATGGTGGTCGCGTGACCGACCGGCCGCAGCCGTCCGGCGAGCACCGCAAGCCCTCCTCCGCCGCCCCGCGCCGCGATGACGACAGCGGCGATGCTCGGCGCAGCGGCGAAGATGAACACCCCCAGCAAATCGGGCCGCGCCAGTGCATAGGGCAGCATCGAGGCGATGTTGATGTATTGCCCGCTCGCATAAATTCCGGTGACCATATCCCCCAGCATCCCAGCCAAGGCAGGATCGGTAGTGAAGCGGAACACAGTCCAGACCATCACCAGCGACGCGATCAGGAGCGCCAGCAGGTAGAAGGCGAGCACGGGCCGCCGCTGCGAAAACCGGATCATCTGATCCCCCGATGCCGACACGCGAGGCTAACCACCCCGCGCCGCAAGGGCAAGCAGAGCATAATCGGATTACGGCGCGGGATCAAAGCCCGACCACGCCATTGGGATTGAACAGGATGAGGAAGGAAATGAACCGCATCAGCGCTGTCATTGTCGGGAATTCGGCGGCAACCGTCACCGGCCCGGTTTGGCCGATGAAAGGCAGATAGGCGGCCATTTCCGCTGAAACGCGGGTGCTGAAATCAATCTCCAACCGGTATGGCCCTTGCACCCGGAACGGTTCCGGTCGCGGGGCGGCGAGCGCACTGGCGGCCGACGTGCGGATCGCGGCGCAAGCCTCACGCGGGGTGAGCGCGGCGGCGGCGCGGAAGCCGTAAGATTGCTTGACGACGCAGGCCTCGGCCCCCGGCGCATAACGCTGGGCATCG from uncultured Erythrobacter sp. includes:
- a CDS encoding ABC transporter permease, producing the protein MARFVLQRLAFLWLVLLGVSLITFAIAHLAPGDPARMMAGPAASADAVAALRAELGLDLPLWQQYARYLGDLLRFDLGTSNVSGEPVLDEILARAPASIELMGSALLLSLMVGIPLGIGAAVKRGGWLDRLVSGLSVAGISVPAFWLGLVMVILFYRQLEWFPASGRFTGDPPPSLTGFLLIDALIALDFRALSAASAHLALPVLSLALLEAGPLARLVRNQMRAVLASDYVRMARASGLSERTILWRHALRNALTPLVTLVAASIAMMLFGSVSLETVFGWPGAGHYVVQSIFALDFPVIMGFAVLTAIAYVMVNTAADITLGLIDPRVRPA
- a CDS encoding CPBP family glutamic-type intramembrane protease gives rise to the protein MIRFSQRRPVLAFYLLALLIASLVMVWTVFRFTTDPALAGMLGDMVTGIYASGQYINIASMLPYALARPDLLGVFIFAAAPSIAAVVIAARGGGGGLAVLAGRLRPVGHATTMRRAVAVYAGMLAVYAAGFAAFDFVAGPGTTITDRLAMFGGSVLLGAVVGLLMDEGGTLEELGWRGFAWPLLQAAMKYPLRAALVLGTLHWAWHLPREVLTLLGGVDLASFLVTQGVFWALCLALAIVAGYCVNLAGGSVWPAVLVHGGTNLWSKALSDHIAPSLGVLDLRTLILFVLAIIIVMVAGRQLGRLPSDADREPG